From a single Tissierellales bacterium genomic region:
- a CDS encoding YbjQ family protein, whose protein sequence is MLIVNTETIVGKEIVEVLGMAQRSTIRAKHMGKDIMSGFRQLVGGEMTEYREMLEEARQIALDRMIAQAKDMNADAVVNVRFSTSAIMQGAAEILAYGTAVKLR, encoded by the coding sequence ATGTTGATTGTAAATACTGAAACAATAGTTGGAAAAGAAATAGTAGAAGTTCTTGGAATGGCACAGAGGAGCACTATTAGAGCGAAGCATATGGGAAAAGATATAATGTCTGGATTTAGACAACTAGTAGGTGGAGAAATGACGGAATATAGAGAAATGCTTGAAGAGGCTAGACAAATAGCTTTAGATAGAATGATAGCACAGGCAAAAGATATGAATGCAGATGCTGTTGTTAATGTTAGATTTTCAACATCAGCGATAATGCAAGGCGCTGCAGAAATATTAGCATATGGCACAGCAGTAAAATTGAGATAG
- the nagB gene encoding glucosamine-6-phosphate deaminase, with the protein MRVIVVENYEEMSKKAALMIASQLYLNPKSVLGLATGSTPVGMYEELIRLYESGEIDFSQAMSFNLDEYYGISKDKKQSYHSFMKETFFDHINIPEDKRFIPDGLAEDVENECRNYDKSIIEMGGIDIQVLGIGVNGHIGFNEPNINFEAKTHLVNLDEQTIKDNARFFDSIDEVPRQAISMGMKTIMQSKKIVLLASGKNKADAIQKTIEGKITSDLPASLLQIHKDVVIIVDKEAGEKLSRRDI; encoded by the coding sequence ATGAGAGTTATAGTAGTGGAAAATTATGAAGAGATGAGTAAAAAGGCAGCGCTCATGATAGCGAGTCAATTATATCTAAATCCAAAGAGTGTATTAGGTCTTGCAACGGGTTCTACACCTGTTGGTATGTATGAAGAGCTGATAAGATTGTACGAGAGCGGTGAGATAGATTTTTCGCAGGCGATGAGTTTTAATTTAGATGAGTATTATGGTATATCTAAGGACAAAAAGCAAAGCTATCATAGCTTTATGAAAGAGACATTTTTTGACCATATAAATATTCCAGAGGATAAGAGATTTATACCAGATGGATTAGCAGAAGATGTGGAGAACGAGTGTAGAAATTATGATAAAAGCATAATAGAGATGGGCGGAATAGATATTCAAGTGCTAGGAATAGGGGTAAATGGACATATTGGATTTAACGAACCAAATATAAATTTTGAGGCAAAAACTCATTTAGTGAATTTAGATGAGCAAACTATAAAAGACAATGCAAGGTTTTTTGATTCTATTGATGAAGTACCAAGGCAAGCCATAAGTATGGGAATGAAAACCATAATGCAGTCTAAAAAAATAGTACTGCTTGCGAGCGGCAAAAATAAAGCAGATGCCATACAAAAAACTATAGAAGGAAAGATTACTTCTGATCTGCCAGCTAGCCTTCTTCAGATTCACAAGGATGTAGTCATCATAGTCGACAAAGAAGCAGGAGAAAAGCTAAGCCGAAGAGATATCTAG
- a CDS encoding VOC family protein — protein sequence MKLIAYLNFEGCANEAINFYKDIFDAQITYMMKYGDAPDLPDFLKGAEHSDKILHSCLKFDGNELFISDSVDGSYKRGNNISLTLNFDDISDQKIIFDQLAKNGEIIMPLDNMFWGSKFGSVIDQYGIYWSLDCELQ from the coding sequence ATGAAGCTAATAGCATATTTAAATTTTGAAGGTTGTGCAAATGAAGCAATAAATTTCTATAAGGATATTTTTGATGCCCAAATAACATACATGATGAAATATGGTGATGCTCCTGATTTACCTGACTTTTTAAAAGGAGCAGAGCATTCTGATAAGATTTTGCATTCCTGCCTTAAATTCGATGGAAATGAACTCTTCATATCTGACTCAGTTGATGGTTCTTATAAAAGAGGAAATAATATAAGTTTGACTTTAAATTTTGACGATATAAGCGATCAAAAAATAATTTTCGATCAACTTGCAAAAAATGGCGAAATTATAATGCCTTTGGACAATATGTTTTGGGGTTCTAAATTCGGTTCAGTAATTGACCAATATGGAATATACTGGAGCCTTGATTGCGAATTGCAATAA
- a CDS encoding GntR family transcriptional regulator translates to MKKVNPNSPMPLYYQIKESILSMIDEGIFEEGDLIPPERELCEKFDVSRMTVNKAIMTLVNEGVLYRQQGKGTYVSEQKIKQSLEVKGFSEQMREKGLESETKLLGFEEVEANSNQIKKLELESTKAKLIEISRLHIIEGEPFALEIVYIPRSLCPDLKKEDVEGRSLYAVLKEKYDYEPARAKQTIEPIELNDYESVTLNQCFGALALKFRRLTFLNDGRPFEYTREVYRSDRFKYEIELD, encoded by the coding sequence ATGAAAAAAGTAAATCCAAATAGTCCGATGCCACTTTATTATCAGATAAAAGAGAGCATACTTAGTATGATAGATGAGGGTATTTTTGAGGAAGGAGACTTGATTCCACCAGAAAGAGAACTTTGTGAGAAGTTTGATGTGAGCCGAATGACTGTAAATAAAGCTATAATGACATTGGTAAATGAGGGAGTTCTATATAGACAGCAGGGAAAAGGTACATATGTTTCAGAGCAAAAGATAAAACAAAGCCTAGAGGTAAAAGGATTCAGTGAGCAAATGAGGGAAAAAGGGCTTGAAAGCGAGACAAAGCTTTTGGGATTTGAAGAAGTTGAGGCAAATTCAAATCAAATAAAAAAATTAGAACTTGAAAGTACAAAAGCTAAACTCATAGAGATAAGTAGACTTCACATTATTGAAGGCGAACCATTTGCACTTGAAATAGTATATATACCAAGATCACTGTGCCCAGATTTGAAGAAAGAAGACGTAGAGGGACGGTCACTTTATGCGGTGCTAAAGGAGAAATACGATTACGAGCCAGCTAGAGCAAAGCAAACCATAGAGCCTATAGAGCTAAATGATTATGAGAGTGTTACACTAAATCAATGTTTTGGAGCATTGGCTCTAAAATTTAGAAGACTTACATTTTTAAATGATGGAAGACCATTTGAATATACTAGAGAAGTTTACAGAAGTGATAGATTCAAATACGAGATAGAGCTAGATTAA